A stretch of DNA from Halorubrum sp. BOL3-1:
ACCGATCAACAGCATCCCGCCGAAATAAACCTTGATGCCGTCAGCGTCGACGACGGCGGTCGCAGCGGACCCGATACGTGCACCGAGTGCGCTCCCGAACAGCAGCGGAGCGACGATACCGAGGTTCACGCCGCCGCCCTGTCCGTAGAGGTAACTCCCGAGGCCACCGGAGAAGACGATCTCGAAGAGGTCAGTACCGACGGCGACGGGCACCGGAACACCGATCGCGTAGATCATCGCCGGCATCCGAATAAAACCGCCACCGACGCCGAGGAAGCCCGACAGGAGGCCCGTCGCAAATGCGACGGCCGTAATGACCCACGCGGAAACACGGACGTCACCGCGAAGCGTCACCATCGGCGGAATCCGAACAGTTCGCTGAATCGTCTTGGCGATTTGAGGTATCTCGTACTCGCTGAGGTCTTCGTCGGCTGCCTCGTGGTCAGTCCCACTCCCGCCATCACCGTTCAACGCATCACGGGTCACCATCGCGCCGACACCGCCGAGCAGGACGACGTATGAGATACTGATAATTCCGCCAGCGAGCCCCAGTGATTCAAGATAGTAGACGCTGGCGCGACCAGCTTCGATGCCGATAGTCGTCCCGGTGATCATGACCGCGCCGAGCTTGTAGTCGACCTGTCCGAGGTCGTGGTGTTTGAGGGTCGCGATGACTGCCGTCCCGAAGACGAACGCCATCCCGCTGCCGACTGCGACAGGTGCCGGATAGTCCAGCATCAGCAGGGCGGGGGTAACAAGGAACGACCCGCCCATGCCGAAGAATCCGAACAGGACGCCGACAACGAGGCCGAATCCAACGAACAGCGCCAACATCTCGGGACTCGTCCCCAAGACCCCGCCCCCGTCCAGAAGGCTACTGAGCACTCGCTTCACCTCCCACCAGATGTTTCATCAGATAGGGTCCAAAGAGCCGTTCGAGACCACCGTAGCCAACGTACAGCACGATCGCTTCCAGTAGGATCGTGCCGATGAGTAGGGCCGTCTCCGGGTCCCACGTGGGGATCTCTAGTCCAGCCATCGATTCTCTCTCCGACTTTCGAATTCGGCAATTCGCTGTTGGCACATTTCTACTCAATTCTATCTACCGGCTTCGTTCCTATAACAGTTTT
This window harbors:
- a CDS encoding sulfite exporter TauE/SafE family protein; the protein is MLSSLLDGGGVLGTSPEMLALFVGFGLVVGVLFGFFGMGGSFLVTPALLMLDYPAPVAVGSGMAFVFGTAVIATLKHHDLGQVDYKLGAVMITGTTIGIEAGRASVYYLESLGLAGGIISISYVVLLGGVGAMVTRDALNGDGGSGTDHEAADEDLSEYEIPQIAKTIQRTVRIPPMVTLRGDVRVSAWVITAVAFATGLLSGFLGVGGGFIRMPAMIYAIGVPVPVAVGTDLFEIVFSGGLGSYLYGQGGGVNLGIVAPLLFGSALGARIGSAATAVVDADGIKVYFGGMLLIGAVAVGIGEVGSYLGNPTLELLGLVLVIGAAVVVAFAILYTTIASLRKTRRQTATAAD